A stretch of Acidimicrobiales bacterium DNA encodes these proteins:
- a CDS encoding DUF5009 domain-containing protein: protein MAEPARLQSLDVLRGATIAAMVLVNDPAMGPPYLYHQLTHSPWNGWTFADTIFPAFLFMVGVAMPFSLARHLDGRAPKRSALLRIGRRVLLLVALGLLVNGFPLLLGDGHSVLGTLRLPGVLQRIAIAYLVAAVAVLFLRPRHQAVLAAALLVGYWAALRWAPVPGYGAGSLTPHGNLAAWVDRTVFGRDHMYGGGVPGYDPEGLLGSVVAAAGVLFGNWAGMLLRARHPRRFTVAVLLTAAVGASGAGLLWSHDVPINKRMWTPSYVLLMTGLCLAALALCHVVFDRRSRVAGAAGLPFRVLGANAVVVYFGSELSAAALAHYHHAVKGIPDAPIPFWIWLRYLTAPFGTTGGALAYAGAVLLLWWIGLAVLYRRRWFLRV from the coding sequence GTGGCGGAGCCGGCACGTCTGCAGTCCCTGGACGTGCTCCGGGGCGCCACCATCGCCGCCATGGTCCTGGTCAACGACCCGGCCATGGGCCCGCCCTACCTGTACCACCAGCTGACCCATTCGCCGTGGAACGGCTGGACCTTCGCCGACACCATCTTCCCCGCCTTCCTGTTCATGGTGGGAGTGGCAATGCCGTTCTCGCTGGCGCGCCACCTCGACGGGCGGGCGCCGAAGCGCTCCGCCCTGCTGCGGATCGGCCGGCGGGTCCTGCTGCTCGTGGCCCTCGGCCTTCTCGTCAACGGCTTCCCGCTGCTGCTCGGGGACGGCCACAGCGTCCTCGGGACGCTCCGCCTGCCCGGCGTCCTGCAACGGATAGCCATCGCCTACCTCGTGGCCGCCGTCGCCGTCCTGTTCCTGCGGCCCCGGCACCAGGCCGTTCTGGCCGCGGCGCTGCTCGTCGGGTACTGGGCGGCCCTGCGCTGGGCGCCGGTGCCCGGCTACGGGGCCGGGTCGCTCACGCCCCATGGGAACCTGGCGGCATGGGTCGACCGGACCGTGTTCGGCCGTGACCACATGTACGGAGGGGGTGTGCCCGGCTACGACCCCGAGGGACTGCTGGGCAGCGTCGTGGCGGCAGCGGGCGTGCTGTTCGGCAACTGGGCCGGAATGCTCCTGCGGGCCCGGCACCCGCGGCGCTTCACCGTGGCCGTCCTGCTCACCGCGGCGGTCGGCGCGAGCGGCGCCGGGCTGCTCTGGTCCCACGACGTCCCGATCAACAAGCGGATGTGGACCCCGTCCTACGTCCTGCTGATGACCGGGCTGTGCCTGGCCGCCCTGGCCCTGTGCCACGTCGTGTTCGACCGCCGCAGCCGCGTCGCCGGCGCGGCGGGGCTCCCCTTCCGGGTGCTCGGGGCCAACGCCGTGGTCGTCTATTTCGGCTCCGAGCTGTCCGCCGCCGCCCTGGCCCACTACCACCACGCCGTCAAGGGGATCCCCGACGCCCCGATCCCCTTCTGGATCTGGCTGCGCTACCTGACGGCGCCGTTCGGCACCACGGGCGGGGCTCTGGCCTACGCCGGCGCCGTCCTTCTCCTGTGGTGGATCGGGCTGGCCGTGCTGTACCGCCGCCGGTGGTTCCTGCGGGTCTGA
- a CDS encoding response regulator, protein MDEQAKRILIVEDDDGLRDLLVLEMTGEPAFHLTSVGDGSQALELVHEVAFDLVVLDLQLPGASGLEILTTIQRDSPGTDVIVLTGLAPDDPRVVEALRRVEHLLEKPFPPEQVVGLVRSCLTGRDPVAGRQSL, encoded by the coding sequence GTGGACGAGCAGGCGAAGAGGATTCTGATCGTCGAGGACGACGACGGCCTGCGGGATCTCCTGGTACTGGAGATGACGGGGGAGCCGGCCTTCCACCTGACCTCGGTCGGCGACGGCAGCCAGGCCCTCGAACTGGTTCACGAGGTGGCCTTCGACCTGGTCGTTCTCGACCTCCAGCTGCCCGGGGCTTCCGGGCTCGAGATCCTCACCACCATCCAGCGGGACTCGCCGGGCACCGACGTCATCGTGCTGACCGGCCTGGCTCCCGACGACCCCCGGGTGGTCGAGGCGCTGAGGCGGGTCGAGCACCTTCTCGAGAAGCCCTTCCCCCCCGAGCAGGTCGTGGGTCTCGTGCGCAGCTGTCTCACCGGCCGGGACCCGGTTGCCGGTCGGCAGAGCCTGTAG